One genomic window of Ziziphus jujuba cultivar Dongzao chromosome 4, ASM3175591v1 includes the following:
- the LOC107416294 gene encoding geranylgeranyl pyrophosphate synthase 7, chloroplastic, translating to MALLGTIPFCDRSSFFLKNPTIILKTPIRTTFDYLQFVPSSTKIIHSSLTQPVVPKEQTNISLQPHLPIFQFEQYMKEKAKIVNEALEEAVPLQHPVEVHKAMRYSLLAGGKRIRPILCLASCELVGGDESLAIPAACAVEMIHTMSLIHDDLPCMDNDDLRRGKPTNHKVFGEETAILAGDALLSLSFEYIANKTTKVSANRVVRSIVELGSAVGSTGLVAGQILDLYGEGKDVSLRELEQIHVHKTAKLLEAAVVCGAIIGGGNEMEIERVRKYARCIGLLFQVVDDILDVTKSSEELGKTAGKDLVTDKATYPKLMGVEGARKFAATLLDKALEEIAHFDTLKAAPLYYLAVYIANRQN from the coding sequence ATGGCCCTCTTAGGAACAATCCCTTTCTGTGACAGAAGttcattttttctcaaaaacccAACAATTATTCTCAAAACCCCGATAAGAACCACATTTGATTACCTCCAATTTGTCCCTTCAAGCACAAAGATCATCCACTCATCTCTAACCCAACCAGTAGTCCCCAAAGAACAAACCAACATATCACTTCAACCCCATTTGCCTATCTTCCAATTCGAGCAATATATGAAAGAGAAGGCAAAAATTGTTAATGAAGCACTAGAAGAGGCCGTCCCTCTGCAACATCCGGTGGAAGTTCATAAGGCAATGAGATATTCTCTTTTAGCCGGTGGGAAACGAATACGTCCAATTCTATGCTTAGCTTCATGTGAATTAGTAGGAGGAGATGAGTCTCTAGCTATCCCAGCTGCTTGTGCTGTGGAAATGATTCACACCATGTCACTAATTCATGATGATCTCCCATGCATGGATAACGATGATCTTCGACGTGGAAAACCAACGAACCACAAGGTTTTCGGTGAAGAAACCGCCATCCTTGCCGGTGAtgctcttctctctctttcatttGAGTACATAGCAAACAAAACGACAAAAGTTTCAGCCAACCGTGTGGTTCGATCAATCGTTGAGCTTGGTTCAGCTGTCGGCTCAACAGGACTCGTGGCTGGGCAAATTTTGGACCTTTATGGGGAGGGAAAAGATGTGAGTTTGAGAGAGTTGGAACAAATCCATGTCCATAAGACTGCAAAGTTACTTGAGGCCGCTGTAGTTTGCGGGGCTATAATTGGAGGAGGGAATGAGATGGAGATTGAGAGGGTGAGGAAATATGCTCGGTGCATAGGGTTGTTGTTTCAAGTTGTGGATGATATTTTGGATGTGACAAAATCATCAGAGGAGTTGGGAAAGACGGCTGGGAAAGATTTGGTAACAGATAAAGCTACTTATCCAAAGCTCATGGGTGTTGAAGGTGCAAGAAAATTTGCAGCAACATTGCTGGATAAAGCTTTGGAGGAGATTGCTCATTTTGATACCTTAAAGGCTGCTCCTTTATATTATTTGGCTGTTTATATTGCCAATCGCCAAAACTAG
- the LOC107416295 gene encoding geranylgeranyl pyrophosphate synthase, chloroplastic → MALFAAIPGNPTTIGLKSPSRTPFGHLKLVTLNNIKATMNNIHKSHFPPLKLGEELVAMKAKKVLEALEEAIPLKHPEEIHKAMRYSVFSGGKRLRPTLCLASCELVGGDENSAMPTACAVEMVQAMSLILDDLPCMDDEDIRRGKPATHKVFGEETAILAASSLLSLSFQHIAERSIGVPLDRVVGAIVELGSAVGSLGVLGGELLDVHCEGKEVSMEELENICVAKSSKLLEASVVCGAIIGGGNEMEIQRLRKYARHLGLGCQILNDIQDIIMSTEELGRTAGKDLENDKATYTKFMGIEESKRFSQKLIGQAMEEIALFDASKAAPFTYWANYFLTELAY, encoded by the coding sequence ATGGCCCTCTTTGCTGCCATCCCTGGAAATCCCACCACTATTGGCCTGAAATCCCCATCTAGAACCCCATTTGGCCACCTCAAACTTGTTACTTTGAACAATATCAAGGCCACCAtgaataatattcataaatcCCATTTTCCACCATTGAAGTTGGGGGAAGAATTAGTTGCCATGAAGGCAAAAAAGGTTCTCGAAGCATTAGAAGAAGCCATCCCCTTGAAACACCCTGAGGAAATCCACAAGGCCATGAGATACTCGGTTTTCTCTGGTGGAAAACGCTTGCGTCCAACTCTATGCTTAGCTTCATGTGAGCTAGTTGGAGGTGATGAGAATTCAGCGATGCCAACAGCTTGTGCTGTGGAAATGGTTCAGGCAATGTCATTGATTTTAGATGACCTCCCATGCATGGATGACGAAGATATCAGGCGAGGAAAGCCCGCAACACACAAGGTGTTTGGTGAAGAGACTGCAATTCTTGCTGCTAGTTCCCTTCTCTCCCTTTCCTTCCAGCATATAGCAGAAAGGAGTATAGGAGTGCCTCTCGATCGTGTGGTTGGTGCAATTGTTGAGCTGGGTTCGGCCGTTGGCTCATTAGGGGTTCTGGGAGGAGAACTATTGGATGTGCACTGCGAGGGAAAGGAAGTGAGCATGGAAGAGTTAGAGAACATTTGTGTCGCTAAATCATCAAAGCTCTTAGAGGCTTCTGTGGTTTGCGGGGCCATAATTGGAGGAGGGAATGAAATGGAGATCCAAAGGTTGAGGAAGTATGCTCGGCATCTTGGGTTGGGGTGTCAGATCTTGAACGACATTCAAGATATCATAATGTCCACCGAGGAATTGGGAAGGACAGCCGGGAAAGATTTGGAGAACGACAAGGCAACTTATACCAAGTTCATGGGCATTGAAGAATCTAAGAGGTTCTCGCAGAAGCTTATAGGTCAAGCAATGGAGGAGATTGCTCTCTTTGATGCTTCAAAGGCTGCTCCTTTCACTTATTGGGCTAATTACTTTTTAACAGAACTAGCGTACTAA
- the LOC132803511 gene encoding uncharacterized protein LOC132803511, which produces MSHLNPYNVGWIKKGIETEVTKLCKVHFNIRKHYADGVICDVVDMDACPILLGRPWQFDNSVMYDGRKNTHSFQWNWKKIVLLPSKPQHDPTFLPTHGVPPEPTSERDLQLSQPIEQLLEEFFDIYPSELPDSLPPMRDIQHAIDLLPGAKLPNLPHYRMPPKEAQILQQMIEDLLKKNLIRESLRPCVVPALIVPKKNGEWRMCIDSRPLIGIYVVVYFDDILVYSHSTEAHIHHVQQVFEILKANNLFLNLKKCSFVSSELLFLGFIVGKHGIKADPSKVAAIRNWTPSSVTKQQSFETLKQRLTEAPVLALPDFDKVFEVKMDASSTGIGVVLMQEQCIIEFFSEILCLARQMWSAYEQELYAIVRALKHWEHYLVQWEFVLHSGKHNRVTDALSCKVNLLNKLQLEVVGFFALQDQYPDDPDFRNIWHKCRLQEAAGDFHIHDGYLFKGLQLCIPRTSLHFKLIKDLHGGGLAAHIGRDKTISLLEERLLILQRKVDSILVVVNRFSKMAHFLLCKKDVDVSYVANLFFQEIVRLHGIQKSITSDRDVKFLNHFWKTLWRKFDTVLQFSSAYHPQTDGQMEVVNRTLGSMLRSLAGDSPKQWDSYLAQVEFAYNSMINHSIGFSPFSIINLASTPFPPHKAVETLANRIQEVHARVIWNLNTSNACYKVAIDLHRCHKTFEVGDLVMVHLRKERFPAGTYNKLQAKRIDLFDYHPPDALAYSSPSSLVVELSRSGSEHDEF; this is translated from the exons ATGAGCCACCTAAATCCCTACAATGTGGGTTGGATTAAAAAAGGGATTGAAACTGAGGTCACTAAATTATGCAAGGTTCATTTCAACATAAGGAAACATTATGCTGATGGGGTTATTTGCGATGTTGTGGATATGGATGCATGCCCCATCCTCCTGGGCCgaccttggcaatttgataactCGGTAATGTATGATGGTCGGAAAAACACTCATTCGTTTCAATGGAACTGGAAGAAAATTGTCTTACTTCCGTCTAAACCCCAACATGACCCTACTTTTCTACCTACACATGGGGTACCACCAGAACCAACTTCGGAGAGAG ATCTTCAACTTTCGCAACCAATTGAGCAACTCCTTGAAGAATTTTTCGACATCTATCCAAGTGAACTCCCAGATTCTCTACCTCCCATGAGAGACATTCAGCATGCCATTGATCTACTACCTGGGGCTAAACTTCCCAATCTTCCTCACTACCGAATGCCACCAAAGGAAGCCCAAATACTACAGCAAATGATTGAGGACCTGCTGAAGAAGAATCTTATCCGAGAAAGCCTACGCCCTTGTGTCGTACCAGCTCTTATAGTCCCAAAAAAGAATGGTGAATGGAGGATGTGCATTGATAGCCGT CCTCTTATTGGAATCTATGTGGTGGTCTACTTCGACGATATTCTTGTTTATAGCCACTCAACCGAAGCCCACATTCACCATGTGCAGCAGGTTTTCGAGATACTCAAGGCCAACAATCTATTTTTAAACCTCAAGAAATGTTCTTTCGTGAGTTCAGAACTTCTTTTCCTCGGATTTATTGTGGGCAAGCATGGAATCAAGGCCGATCCATCCAAGGTTGCTGCAATCCGCAATTGGACACCCTCCTCAGTCACCAAA CAGCAAAGTTTTGAAACTCTGAAGCAACGCCTTACTGAAGCTCCTGTGTTGGCACTACCCGACTTCGATAAGGTTTTCGAAGTAAAAATGGATGCATCTTCCACGGGCATTGGAGTTGTCCTTATGCAAGAGCAGTGCATTATTGAATTTTTCAGTGAGATATTGTGCCTAGCACGACAAATGTGGTCTGCCTACGAGCAAGAACTATACGCCATTGTGAGAGCCTTAAAGCATTGGGAGCATTACTTAGTTCAATGGGAGTTTGTCCTGCATT CGGGAAAACACAACCGAGTAACAGATGCTCTCAGCTGTAAGGTGAACCTACTTAATAAGTTGCAATTAGAGGTTGTGGGGTTCTTTGCTCTACAAGACCAGTACCCCGATGATCCTGACTTCAGGAATATTTGGCATAAGTGTCGTTTGCAGGAGGCAGCCGGAGATTTTCACATTCACGACGGTTACCTCTTTAAAGGGTTGCAGCTATGTATTCCTCGAACTTCTCTTCACTTTAAGCTAATTAAGGACCTTCATGGAGGTGGTTTAGCTGCTCATATAGGCCGAGATAAAACCATTTCTTTACTTGAGGAAAG GCTCCTTATCTTACAGCGCAAAGTTGATTCCATTTTGGTTGTAGTTAATCGGTTCTCCAAGATGGCTCATTTTCTCCTTTGCAAGAAAGATGTCGATGTTTCCTATGTGGCCAACTTATTCTTTCAAGAAATTGTGAGACTTCACGGTATTCAAAAATCGATTACCTCTGATAGGGATGTCAAGTTCCTTAATCATTTTTGGAAAACCTTATGGCGCAAGTTCGATACCGTGCTTCAGTTTAGTAGTGCTTATCACCCGCAAACAGATGGCCAAATGGAGGTTGTGAATCGTACCCTAGGCTCTATGCTACGTAGCCTTGCTGGTGACTCTCCAAAACAATGGGACTCATATTTAGCCCAAGTTGAATTTGCCTATAACAGCATGATTAATCATTCAATAGGATTTAGTCCATTTTCTATTATCAACCTTGCTTCCACTCCCTTTCCTCCTCACAAAGCTGTTGAAACTTTAGCAAACAGAATTCAGGAAGTTCATGCTCGAGTCATATGGAATTTGAACACCAGCAATGCTTGCTACAAGGTTGCaattgatcttcatcgctgccACAAAACTTTTGAAGTTGGTGATCTTGTTATGGTCCACCTTCGAAAAGAACGATTCCCTGCTGGCACCTACAACAAGCTTCAAGCTAAAAGGATTG ACCTCTTTGATTATCATCCACCAGATGCTCTTGCttattcttctccttcttcactCGTGGTCGAGCTTTCTCGCAGTGGGAGCGAACATGATGAGTTTTAg